A stretch of Campylobacter sp. MG1 DNA encodes these proteins:
- the thyX gene encoding FAD-dependent thymidylate synthase produces the protein MRITLLNYTPLNICSHAMRTCWQSFDKGDNGGEKDCELINRIGNIYKHSSTLEHLNYNFYIQGISRACLQELARHRHASLSVKSTRYTLKELRNESEFKEFDFANAQKYIVLTGNRLVDNASICALEKLRIILNTEGMTQDIAKYALPECYKTELTWSINARALQNFLTLRTSKAALKEIRELAFNIYEALPKEHKFIFKGCLNEAN, from the coding sequence ATGAGAATTACACTACTTAATTACACCCCACTAAATATCTGTTCTCACGCTATGAGAACTTGTTGGCAAAGCTTTGATAAAGGCGATAACGGAGGAGAAAAAGACTGCGAACTAATAAATCGTATCGGAAATATTTATAAGCACTCTAGCACGCTTGAACATTTAAATTATAATTTTTATATTCAAGGCATTTCAAGAGCTTGTTTGCAAGAATTAGCAAGACACCGCCACGCAAGTTTATCAGTAAAAAGCACTAGATATACTCTAAAAGAACTAAGAAATGAAAGTGAGTTTAAGGAATTTGATTTTGCTAATGCACAAAAATATATTGTGCTAACTGGAAATCGCTTGGTTGATAATGCTAGTATTTGTGCTTTAGAAAAACTAAGAATTATTTTAAATACCGAAGGAATGACACAAGATATTGCTAAATATGCCTTGCCAGAATGCTATAAAACCGAGCTTACTTGGAGTATAAATGCAAGAGCTTTACAAAATTTCTTAACTCTTAGAACTAGTAAAGCCGCACTTAAAGAGATTAGAGAACTTGCATTTAATATCTATGAAGCTTTACCTAAAGAGCATAAATTCATTTTCAAAGGTTGCTTAAATGAAGCAAATTAG
- a CDS encoding menaquinone biosynthesis family protein, translating to MKQISLAHSPDADDIFMYAAIRYGWISSEFNYTSVADDIETLNKASLNNIYDVCAISFAVYPKIQSEYALLRCATSFGNGYGPKLITLKDKVLKPNFKVALSGENTTNALIFKLAYPNARITYMNFLDIEKAVLDGSVDAGVLIHESILNFSDKLRVEREIWDIWAEFCKAECGEVLTLPLGGMAIRRSLMLSDAIKIENELTRAVKVATQNKALLSRILLGKNEVRVNEDELNKYLSLYANDDSISLKDEQIKSLEVLFKLGERVGFSPCDVRLNLIPSEYESLRNS from the coding sequence ATGAAGCAAATTAGCCTAGCTCATAGCCCTGATGCTGATGATATTTTTATGTATGCAGCAATTCGCTATGGTTGGATAAGTTCGGAGTTTAATTATACTAGCGTTGCTGATGATATAGAAACGCTAAATAAAGCAAGTTTAAATAATATTTATGATGTTTGTGCAATTTCTTTTGCTGTGTATCCTAAAATTCAAAGCGAATATGCCTTGCTAAGATGTGCTACTAGTTTTGGCAATGGCTATGGTCCAAAACTAATCACTCTAAAAGATAAGGTTTTAAAACCTAATTTTAAAGTGGCTTTAAGTGGGGAAAATACCACAAATGCTTTAATTTTTAAACTAGCATATCCTAATGCAAGAATTACTTATATGAACTTTTTAGATATAGAAAAAGCTGTTTTAGATGGTAGTGTAGATGCTGGGGTGTTAATACATGAGAGTATTCTTAATTTTAGTGATAAATTAAGAGTTGAGCGTGAGATTTGGGATATTTGGGCGGAGTTTTGCAAGGCTGAATGTGGCGAAGTGCTTACCTTACCGCTTGGTGGAATGGCAATACGCCGCTCTTTAATGCTAAGTGATGCAATTAAAATTGAAAATGAGCTAACTCGTGCAGTCAAAGTCGCTACTCAAAATAAAGCTTTATTAAGTCGTATATTGCTTGGCAAAAACGAAGTGAGAGTAAATGAAGATGAGCTTAATAAATATCTAAGTCTTTATGCAAACGATGATAGTATTAGTTTAAAAGATGAGCAAATAAAATCACTTGAAGTATTGTTTAAATTAGGTGAGCGAGTTGGCTTTAGTCCTTGTGATGTAAGGCTTAATCTAATTCCAAGCGAATACGAAAGCTTAAGAAATTCATGA
- a CDS encoding MFS transporter, whose protein sequence is MNMLKISILSISLATVTGGAAVAPALGLIAKHFSNDSELLIKLIITLPSLFIIFSSLIFAKLANYLSVKQLAFIGFILFIVGGVAPFFLDDIIQVLVFRAILGLGTGFLMPLSVSLLGFLFKKEEQGKLMGLSAMCNQLGAVITVSFSGFLASISWQYSFLIYLFALVLFVLNMIFLPNIKIAEKKKKLDLRNIKNLSGIYINLFLVQVLFFNFTNNFSIIYQKEQIISASFIGVIMGLNGLFGAIASMKLANLIKKIKTKIKIIGTFIYILAFLLFSIRLNSVIEIFGINLMLILGILGAILNGIAMGLTLPFFFSQISTRSKKQNLATNMAVASIAVFSGQFSSPIIDGIFEYLFNLHHPRDTFLIATFIAIFLFIYNLRLKIKLKN, encoded by the coding sequence ATGAATATGCTAAAAATCTCAATTTTAAGTATTTCCTTAGCAACCGTTACAGGTGGAGCTGCCGTTGCACCTGCTTTAGGACTTATTGCTAAGCATTTTTCAAATGATAGTGAATTACTTATTAAATTAATTATTACTTTACCTTCACTTTTTATTATCTTTTCAAGCTTAATTTTTGCAAAATTAGCAAATTATTTAAGCGTTAAGCAACTTGCTTTTATAGGTTTTATATTGTTTATAGTTGGCGGGGTTGCTCCATTTTTCTTAGATGACATAATTCAGGTTTTGGTGTTTAGAGCGATTTTAGGCTTAGGCACTGGCTTTTTAATGCCATTAAGTGTTTCTTTACTTGGCTTTTTATTTAAAAAAGAAGAGCAAGGAAAACTAATGGGACTTAGTGCAATGTGTAATCAATTAGGAGCAGTTATTACCGTTAGTTTTTCTGGCTTTTTAGCGTCAATTTCTTGGCAATATAGCTTTTTAATATATCTTTTTGCTTTGGTTTTATTTGTTTTAAATATGATTTTTTTACCTAATATAAAAATAGCGGAGAAAAAAAAGAAATTAGATTTAAGAAATATAAAAAATCTTAGTGGAATTTATATTAATTTATTTTTAGTCCAAGTTTTGTTTTTTAATTTTACGAATAATTTTTCAATAATTTATCAAAAAGAGCAAATCATTAGCGCAAGTTTTATTGGTGTAATTATGGGGCTTAATGGCTTATTTGGAGCAATTGCTTCTATGAAATTAGCAAATTTGATTAAAAAAATAAAAACAAAAATAAAAATTATTGGAACATTTATTTATATACTGGCTTTTTTATTATTTTCTATAAGGCTTAATAGTGTTATTGAGATTTTTGGAATAAATTTAATGTTGATTTTAGGAATACTTGGAGCTATATTAAATGGTATTGCTATGGGTTTGACATTGCCATTTTTCTTTTCACAAATTAGTACTAGGAGTAAAAAGCAAAATCTTGCTACAAATATGGCTGTAGCTAGTATAGCTGTTTTTAGCGGACAATTTTCTAGTCCTATAATTGATGGAATTTTTGAATATTTATTTAATCTTCATCATCCAAGAGATACTTTTTTAATAGCAACATTTATAGCAATATTCTTATTTATTTATAATCTTAGGTTAAAAATCAAATTAAAAAATTAA